A portion of the Streptococcus sp. Marseille-Q6470 genome contains these proteins:
- a CDS encoding 16S rRNA (uracil(1498)-N(3))-methyltransferase: protein MQQYFVKGLASSPVTIEDKETSKHMFQVMRLKENDEVTLVFDDGIKRLARVVNVEARQFELDEELADNVELPVQVTIASGFPKGDKLEFITQKVTELGASQIWAFPADWSVAKWDGKKLGKKVEKLEKIALGAAEQSKRNFVPSIELFERKSDFLAQLDQFDRVVVAYEESAKEGESAALIQAVAGLEKGAKLLFIFGPEGGLSPAEIESFEAKGAVLAGLGPRILRAETAPLYSLSAISVLLELEK from the coding sequence ATGCAACAGTATTTTGTAAAAGGTTTGGCTAGTTCTCCTGTCACTATTGAGGACAAGGAAACCAGTAAGCACATGTTTCAGGTCATGCGCCTGAAGGAAAATGATGAGGTTACTTTGGTCTTTGATGATGGCATCAAGCGCTTGGCGCGCGTGGTAAATGTGGAAGCACGTCAGTTTGAGTTGGATGAAGAATTAGCTGACAATGTAGAACTACCAGTCCAAGTGACCATTGCCTCTGGCTTTCCCAAGGGAGATAAGCTGGAGTTTATCACTCAAAAAGTAACCGAGCTCGGAGCCAGCCAAATCTGGGCCTTTCCTGCTGACTGGTCAGTCGCCAAATGGGACGGCAAGAAATTGGGCAAAAAGGTTGAGAAGTTAGAAAAAATTGCCCTTGGAGCAGCAGAACAAAGCAAGCGGAACTTTGTTCCAAGCATAGAGCTGTTTGAGAGAAAATCAGACTTCTTAGCACAACTTGATCAGTTTGATCGTGTCGTGGTTGCTTATGAAGAGTCAGCCAAAGAAGGAGAATCAGCTGCGCTTATCCAAGCTGTTGCTGGGTTAGAAAAGGGAGCTAAACTGCTCTTTATCTTTGGTCCAGAAGGTGGTTTATCCCCTGCAGAAATTGAATCTTTTGAAGCCAAAGGAGCAGTCCTTGCAGGACTTGGGCCTCGCATTCTACGAGCAGAAACAGCGCCACTTTATTCTCTATCAGCCATTAGTGTTTTGCTTGAATTGGAAAAATAA
- the trxA gene encoding thioredoxin, with amino-acid sequence MAKAITDATFEQETKDGLVLVDFWATWCGPCRMQGPILDKLSEELSEDVLKIVKMDVDENPNTARAFGIMSIPTLLFKKDGQVVKQVAGVHTAEQIKAIVAELS; translated from the coding sequence ATGGCAAAAGCAATTACAGATGCAACATTTGAACAAGAAACTAAAGACGGATTGGTCTTAGTAGACTTCTGGGCAACTTGGTGTGGTCCATGTCGTATGCAAGGTCCAATCTTGGACAAATTGTCTGAAGAACTTTCAGAAGATGTCTTGAAAATCGTTAAAATGGACGTTGACGAAAATCCAAACACAGCTCGTGCATTTGGAATCATGTCTATCCCTACTCTTCTTTTCAAGAAAGATGGACAAGTTGTTAAACAAGTTGCAGGTGTCCACACTGCTGAACAAATCAAAGCCATCGTTGCTGAATTGAGTTAA
- a CDS encoding (S)-acetoin forming diacetyl reductase has translation MPKVAIVTGAGQGIGFAIAKRLVQDGFKVGVLDYNAETAEKAVAELSADKAFAVVADVSKQAEVSAAFQKVVDHFGDLNVVVNNAGVAPTTPLDTITEEQFARTFAINVGGVIWGAQAAQAQFKALGHGGKIINATSQAGVVGNPNLTVYGGTKFAVRGITQTLARDLADSGITVNAYAPGIVKTPMMYDIAHEVGKNAGKDDEWGMQTFAKDITLKRLSEPEDVAAAVSFLAGPDSNYITGQTIIVDGGMQFH, from the coding sequence ATGCCTAAAGTAGCTATTGTTACAGGTGCAGGTCAAGGAATCGGTTTTGCAATCGCAAAACGCTTGGTTCAAGATGGTTTTAAGGTTGGGGTTTTGGACTATAATGCTGAAACAGCTGAAAAAGCAGTTGCTGAATTGTCAGCAGACAAGGCTTTTGCTGTTGTAGCTGATGTGTCTAAACAAGCAGAAGTTTCTGCAGCTTTCCAAAAAGTTGTCGATCATTTCGGAGACTTGAACGTTGTCGTAAACAACGCTGGTGTCGCTCCTACTACACCTCTTGATACAATTACAGAGGAACAATTTGCTCGCACTTTTGCTATTAACGTCGGTGGGGTAATCTGGGGAGCACAAGCTGCTCAAGCTCAATTCAAAGCACTTGGTCACGGTGGTAAAATTATCAATGCTACTTCCCAAGCAGGTGTTGTCGGAAATCCAAACTTGACTGTATATGGCGGTACAAAATTCGCTGTTCGCGGTATTACTCAAACATTAGCGCGTGATTTAGCTGATTCTGGCATCACTGTCAACGCTTATGCTCCAGGTATCGTTAAAACACCAATGATGTATGATATCGCTCATGAAGTTGGGAAAAATGCAGGAAAAGACGACGAATGGGGTATGCAAACATTCGCAAAAGATATTACATTGAAACGCCTATCTGAGCCAGAAGATGTCGCTGCAGCGGTTAGCTTCCTTGCTGGACCAGATTCAAACTACATTACAGGTCAAACCATTATCGTCGATGGTGGTATGCAATTCCATTAA
- a CDS encoding MarR family transcriptional regulator, protein MTYLEKWFDFNRRQVELEAILEQTIAEQSEQSLTLKEFYLLHFLNQAQEKSLRQIDLPDKLHLSPSAVSRMVARLEAKNCGLLSRRCCDQDKRASFICLTKEGQTTLAYLQKAVEESLETKASWLS, encoded by the coding sequence GTGACTTACTTAGAAAAATGGTTTGACTTCAACCGCCGACAAGTCGAGCTGGAAGCTATTTTAGAACAAACTATTGCTGAGCAGAGCGAACAGAGTCTTACGCTCAAGGAATTTTATCTCTTGCACTTTTTAAATCAAGCTCAAGAAAAATCTTTGAGACAGATTGACTTGCCAGATAAACTTCATCTGAGCCCTAGCGCTGTATCACGGATGGTGGCACGCCTAGAAGCAAAAAACTGCGGTTTACTTAGTCGGAGATGTTGTGACCAAGACAAGCGAGCTAGTTTTATCTGCCTCACTAAGGAGGGCCAGACGACTCTTGCTTATCTACAAAAAGCAGTCGAAGAAAGTCTAGAAACAAAAGCAAGTTGGTTATCTTAA
- a CDS encoding LrgB family protein, whose translation MSEFVSNPLFGIALSILAYLGGMIIFRRYPHPLTTPLLLATLFIIAFLKLTGISYAAYYQGGVYLNNLIVPSTVALGIPLYKSFHLMKHHVRSILLGSLLAVIVNTTFTALVAKFFGMDFFLAISLFPKSVTTAMAVGITEKLQGITTITLVVVVATGILTSVIGPTLLKWLKIDDPVAAGLALGGTGHAVGTGTAFRYGSVAGAMAGLAIGVTGILYVFVSPIVAGLILS comes from the coding sequence ATGAGCGAATTTGTATCCAATCCACTTTTTGGGATAGCCTTGTCTATCCTAGCCTATCTCGGAGGGATGATTATCTTTAGACGCTACCCTCATCCTCTGACAACTCCTTTGCTACTAGCGACCTTATTTATCATTGCATTTCTGAAATTGACGGGTATTTCTTACGCTGCCTATTATCAAGGTGGGGTTTATCTCAACAACTTGATTGTACCCTCGACAGTAGCACTCGGGATTCCTCTCTATAAAAGTTTTCACCTCATGAAGCATCACGTTAGAAGTATTCTACTAGGCAGTCTTCTAGCAGTCATCGTCAATACCACTTTTACAGCCCTAGTCGCTAAATTTTTCGGTATGGATTTCTTCTTAGCAATTTCGCTTTTCCCAAAGTCTGTAACGACGGCCATGGCGGTTGGAATTACGGAAAAGCTACAAGGGATCACAACAATCACCTTGGTAGTTGTGGTAGCAACTGGCATTTTGACTAGCGTTATTGGACCAACACTTTTAAAATGGCTGAAAATAGATGATCCAGTAGCTGCCGGTCTAGCCCTAGGAGGAACGGGTCACGCCGTTGGAACTGGGACAGCATTCCGTTATGGTTCTGTTGCAGGTGCCATGGCTGGTTTGGCTATCGGTGTCACCGGTATTCTCTACGTATTTGTCAGTCCCATCGTAGCAGGTTTGATATTGAGTTAA
- a CDS encoding DUF4649 family protein, whose product MIEITYLDASKQERTVTFESYEEFERSQHACLIGVADYYPVQKLTYNGHVLDYHGTYGDVFFYLMKQDLSQYN is encoded by the coding sequence ATGATTGAAATCACTTATCTTGATGCCAGTAAGCAAGAGAGAACCGTAACATTCGAGTCATACGAAGAATTTGAACGTTCTCAACATGCCTGCCTGATTGGTGTCGCAGACTACTACCCTGTCCAAAAACTAACCTACAATGGTCATGTTCTGGACTACCATGGGACTTATGGGGATGTTTTCTTCTATCTCATGAAACAAGATTTAAGCCAATATAACTAA
- the prmA gene encoding 50S ribosomal protein L11 methyltransferase translates to METWQELKVTVKREGEELVSNLLIELGAQGVAIEDSMDYVGNVDRFGEIFPEVEQQEDIVVTAYYPDTVDVAVVEADLQARLAELTDFMDLGEVKIGTTALAEEDWADNWKKYYEPARITHDLTIVPSWTDYEATAGEKIIKLDPGMAFGTGTHPTTKMSLFALEQVLRGGETVLDVGTGSGVLSIASSLLGAKEIFAYDLDDVAVRVAQENIELNPGMENIHVAPGDLLKGVEIEADVIVANILADILIHLTDDAYRLVKDEGYLIMSGIIRDKWDMVRESAEAAGFFLETHMIQGEWNACVFKKTKDISGVIGG, encoded by the coding sequence ATGGAAACATGGCAAGAGTTAAAAGTTACAGTGAAGCGTGAAGGTGAGGAGCTAGTCTCCAACCTCTTGATTGAGCTAGGAGCGCAGGGTGTTGCGATTGAAGACAGCATGGACTATGTGGGGAATGTGGATCGTTTTGGTGAAATTTTCCCAGAGGTTGAGCAACAGGAAGATATCGTGGTGACGGCCTACTACCCGGACACGGTTGATGTAGCCGTTGTTGAAGCGGATTTGCAGGCGCGTCTAGCAGAATTGACGGACTTTATGGATCTGGGTGAAGTCAAGATTGGCACCACTGCCTTGGCTGAGGAAGATTGGGCAGATAATTGGAAGAAATACTATGAACCAGCTCGCATTACCCATGACTTGACCATTGTGCCATCCTGGACGGATTATGAGGCGACAGCTGGAGAAAAGATTATCAAGTTAGATCCTGGTATGGCCTTTGGAACAGGGACTCACCCAACGACTAAGATGAGTCTTTTTGCCTTGGAGCAGGTTCTTCGTGGTGGCGAAACAGTGCTAGATGTAGGAACTGGTTCAGGGGTTCTTTCTATTGCTAGCTCACTCCTAGGTGCCAAGGAAATCTTCGCCTATGACTTGGATGATGTGGCAGTTCGCGTTGCTCAGGAGAATATTGAGCTCAATCCTGGCATGGAAAACATCCATGTGGCACCAGGCGATTTGCTTAAAGGCGTGGAGATTGAGGCAGACGTCATCGTGGCCAACATCTTGGCGGATATCCTCATTCATCTGACGGATGATGCTTATCGCTTGGTCAAGGATGAAGGTTACCTCATCATGAGTGGCATTATCAGGGACAAGTGGGACATGGTCCGTGAGTCAGCAGAAGCAGCTGGATTTTTCCTTGAAACTCATATGATTCAAGGGGAATGGAATGCCTGTGTCTTCAAAAAAACTAAGGATATCTCTGGTGTGATTGGAGGCTAG
- a CDS encoding NUDIX hydrolase produces MDVDILDFTGCKIALFCGDKLLTILRDDKENIPWPNMWELPGGGREGDESPFECVAREVYEELGIHLTEDCLLWSKVYPSMLYEGRQSVFMVGQLSQEQFDSITFGDEGQTYKLMSIEEFLNSKQAVPQLQGRLRDYLEEVR; encoded by the coding sequence GTGGACGTAGATATTTTAGATTTCACAGGCTGCAAAATTGCTCTATTTTGCGGAGATAAGCTACTAACCATCTTGCGTGATGACAAGGAAAATATTCCTTGGCCCAATATGTGGGAGTTGCCGGGTGGTGGTCGTGAAGGGGACGAAAGTCCTTTTGAGTGCGTGGCGCGTGAAGTTTATGAGGAACTAGGCATTCACTTGACCGAAGATTGCCTGCTCTGGAGTAAGGTCTATCCCAGCATGCTCTATGAAGGCAGACAGTCAGTATTTATGGTCGGGCAACTAAGTCAAGAACAGTTTGACAGTATCACCTTTGGAGATGAAGGACAGACATACAAACTGATGAGCATTGAGGAATTTCTCAATTCTAAACAGGCAGTGCCTCAGCTACAGGGGAGATTGAGGGATTATTTGGAGGAAGTAAGGTAG
- a CDS encoding replication-associated recombination protein A — MPDNLALRMRPKTIDQVIGQEHLVGPGKIIRRMVEANRLSSMILYGPPGIGKTSIASAIAGTTKYAFRTFNATVDSKKRLQEIAEEAKFSGGLVLLLDEIHRLDKTKQDFLLPLLESGLVIMIGATTENPFFSVTPAIRSRVQIFELEPLSNQDVKEAVQIALTDPERGFDFPVELDDDALDFIATSTNGDLRSAFNSLDLAVLSTPENDDGVRHITLDIMENSLQRSYITMDKDGDGHYDVLSALQKSIRGSDVDASLHYAARLIEAGDLPSLARRLTVIAYEDIGLANPEAQIHTVTALDAAQRIGFPEARILIANVVIDLALSPKSNSAYVAMDKALSDLKTSGHLPIPRHLRDGHYSGSKELGNAQNYLYPHNYPGNWVKQEYLPEKIRNHSYFSPEDSGKYERALAQRKETIDKLRNL; from the coding sequence ATGCCAGACAATCTCGCGCTTCGTATGCGCCCCAAAACCATCGACCAGGTCATCGGTCAGGAGCATCTAGTTGGACCAGGCAAGATTATCCGCCGTATGGTGGAAGCCAATCGCCTATCCTCTATGATACTCTACGGACCTCCAGGCATCGGAAAAACCAGTATCGCTTCAGCCATCGCTGGAACGACCAAGTATGCTTTTCGGACCTTCAATGCGACAGTTGATAGTAAAAAACGTCTCCAAGAAATCGCTGAGGAAGCTAAATTCTCAGGTGGCCTTGTACTGCTACTAGACGAGATTCATCGTCTTGACAAGACTAAACAAGACTTTCTCTTGCCTCTCCTAGAAAGTGGACTGGTCATCATGATCGGGGCGACAACTGAAAATCCTTTCTTTTCTGTCACTCCAGCCATCCGCAGTCGTGTTCAGATTTTTGAGTTGGAACCCTTGTCTAACCAAGATGTTAAAGAGGCCGTTCAAATAGCCCTGACTGACCCTGAAAGAGGTTTTGATTTCCCTGTTGAGTTAGATGATGATGCCCTTGATTTTATCGCAACATCTACCAATGGAGATCTCCGTTCTGCCTTCAATTCGCTTGATTTGGCAGTTCTCTCCACCCCAGAAAATGATGACGGTGTCCGTCACATCACACTCGACATTATGGAAAATAGTCTTCAGAGAAGCTACATCACTATGGACAAGGATGGAGACGGACACTATGATGTTCTCTCTGCCCTGCAAAAATCCATCCGTGGATCCGATGTCGATGCTAGTCTCCACTATGCTGCTCGCTTGATAGAGGCCGGTGACCTTCCTAGCCTAGCTCGTCGTTTGACTGTTATTGCTTATGAAGATATCGGTTTGGCCAATCCCGAAGCCCAGATTCATACCGTGACTGCTCTGGATGCAGCACAGAGGATCGGTTTCCCCGAAGCCCGCATCCTCATTGCCAATGTTGTGATTGATTTGGCCCTTTCTCCAAAATCCAACTCAGCCTATGTAGCTATGGACAAGGCTCTGTCTGACCTTAAAACCTCAGGTCATCTACCAATCCCACGTCACCTGCGAGATGGCCACTATAGTGGTAGCAAGGAATTAGGCAATGCCCAAAACTACCTCTATCCACATAACTACCCAGGTAACTGGGTCAAACAAGAGTACTTGCCAGAAAAAATTCGCAACCATAGCTACTTCTCACCAGAAGATAGTGGAAAATACGAACGTGCCCTGGCTCAACGCAAGGAAACCATTGATAAATTACGAAACTTATGA
- a CDS encoding DUF3013 family protein, with amino-acid sequence MTTYGFLDVLQEELDKNFPFDYEISWDKRNHAVEVSFLLEAQNAAGVEMVDEDGEVSSDDILFEEAVLFYNPAKSIVNEEDYLAVIPYLPKKGFSREFLAYYALFLKDTAEVGLDALMDFLEDPEAEEFVMEWNQEVFEEGKVGLEEGEFYPYPRY; translated from the coding sequence ATGACAACATACGGATTTTTAGATGTTTTACAAGAAGAGTTGGACAAGAACTTTCCTTTTGATTATGAGATTAGCTGGGATAAGCGCAATCATGCGGTTGAAGTGAGTTTTTTGCTAGAGGCACAAAATGCTGCGGGGGTGGAGATGGTAGATGAAGACGGAGAGGTTTCGTCAGATGATATCCTTTTTGAAGAAGCGGTACTTTTTTACAACCCTGCCAAGTCAATAGTTAATGAGGAAGACTATCTGGCAGTCATCCCTTATTTGCCGAAGAAAGGTTTTTCTCGTGAGTTTTTAGCTTATTATGCGCTATTTCTTAAAGATACTGCAGAGGTTGGACTAGATGCCCTCATGGACTTTTTGGAAGACCCAGAAGCAGAAGAATTCGTCATGGAATGGAACCAAGAAGTCTTTGAAGAAGGGAAAGTTGGCTTGGAAGAGGGAGAATTTTACCCTTATCCTAGATACTAG
- a CDS encoding GIY-YIG nuclease family protein: protein MPNRSKNINMFLMDGEVTGIIKCTLSNWTGVIYKIPRIQLADLKSRDEMKQSGIYFLFGRDEDKQKDVTYIGQATNRKNGEGVLLRVQEHTRDNHADYFNDVIILTTQNNSFGPTEISYLENKFTQLAKDAGRFIVKNGNEPNSGNVTEEKQSELDEVVENTLMIVGTLGYRVFVPMTKKTDQNVSDENSTYLYLKRKTKKSNRMIEAICEQTSEGFVVLEGSQVDEVDSPAIPASLKELRKELIKSNVIKDGVLQEKQLFSSPSYAAAFVLGMNTNGRTDWKNKDGKTLKELEELIEC from the coding sequence ATGCCAAATCGTAGTAAGAATATCAACATGTTTCTCATGGATGGAGAAGTTACTGGGATAATTAAATGTACCTTGTCAAATTGGACAGGTGTGATCTATAAAATTCCTCGAATTCAATTGGCAGATTTAAAATCACGTGATGAAATGAAGCAAAGCGGCATTTATTTCCTATTTGGTCGTGATGAGGATAAGCAAAAGGATGTTACCTACATCGGGCAGGCGACGAATCGCAAAAATGGTGAAGGTGTCCTTTTACGTGTTCAGGAACATACTCGTGACAACCATGCAGATTATTTTAATGATGTGATTATTTTGACGACACAAAATAACTCCTTTGGACCCACAGAAATAAGTTACTTGGAAAATAAATTTACACAATTAGCAAAGGATGCGGGGCGCTTCATTGTCAAAAATGGGAATGAGCCCAATTCTGGGAATGTAACAGAAGAAAAGCAGTCTGAGTTGGATGAGGTTGTAGAAAATACTTTGATGATTGTAGGAACCTTAGGGTACCGAGTGTTTGTTCCTATGACCAAGAAAACGGATCAGAATGTTTCTGATGAAAATTCAACTTATCTCTATTTGAAGCGAAAAACAAAGAAATCAAATCGAATGATTGAAGCCATCTGTGAACAGACTTCGGAAGGTTTTGTTGTTTTAGAAGGCAGTCAAGTGGATGAGGTTGATTCACCCGCAATACCAGCAAGTCTAAAAGAATTGCGTAAGGAATTAATCAAATCAAATGTGATTAAAGATGGTGTTTTACAAGAAAAACAACTGTTCTCCAGCCCATCTTATGCAGCTGCTTTTGTACTAGGAATGAATACGAATGGACGAACGGATTGGAAAAATAAGGACGGCAAGACCTTAAAAGAATTAGAAGAATTGATAGAGTGTTAA
- a CDS encoding GntR family transcriptional regulator, with translation MSWTFDNNKPIYLQIMDKIKLQIVSHKLEPNQQLPTVRELASEAGVNPNTIQRALSDLEREGFVYTKRTAGRFVTEDLDLILQSRKQLSEEQLQQFVTGMVEFGYEKEELPTVLRDYIEGV, from the coding sequence ATGTCCTGGACATTTGATAACAACAAACCCATTTATTTGCAGATAATGGATAAGATCAAACTGCAAATCGTTTCCCATAAACTAGAACCCAACCAACAACTGCCAACTGTCAGAGAACTGGCTAGCGAGGCTGGCGTCAATCCTAATACCATCCAACGCGCCCTATCAGACTTAGAAAGAGAAGGCTTCGTTTACACCAAGCGGACTGCAGGGCGTTTTGTCACCGAGGACTTGGACTTAATCCTCCAATCTCGGAAGCAACTATCAGAAGAACAGCTGCAGCAATTTGTAACAGGCATGGTAGAATTTGGCTATGAAAAAGAAGAACTACCAACTGTTTTGAGAGATTATATTGAAGGAGTTTAG
- a CDS encoding aquaporin: protein MKKFVAELIGTFMLVFIGTGAVVFGNGVEGLGHLGIALAFGLAIVVAAFSIGTVSGAHLNPAVSIAMFVNKRLSSSELVNYILGQVVGAFLASASVFFLLANSGMSTASLGENALANGVTVFGGFLFETIATFLFVLVIMTVTSASKGNGAIAGLVIGLSLTALILVGLNITGLSVNPARSLAPAVLVGGAALQQVWIFILAPIVGGVLAALVAKNFLGTEE from the coding sequence ATGAAAAAATTTGTTGCTGAATTAATCGGTACTTTTATGCTTGTGTTCATCGGAACAGGAGCTGTTGTTTTTGGAAATGGTGTTGAAGGACTTGGACACCTTGGGATTGCTCTTGCTTTTGGTTTAGCAATCGTAGTCGCAGCCTTCTCAATCGGAACTGTTTCAGGTGCTCACTTAAACCCGGCTGTTTCTATCGCTATGTTTGTGAACAAACGTTTGTCATCTTCAGAGCTTGTAAACTACATCCTTGGTCAAGTAGTTGGTGCTTTCCTTGCATCTGCTTCTGTATTCTTCCTCTTAGCGAATTCAGGTATGTCAACTGCAAGTCTTGGTGAAAATGCCTTGGCAAACGGAGTAACTGTCTTTGGTGGTTTCTTGTTTGAAACAATTGCAACATTCTTGTTTGTTTTGGTGATCATGACTGTAACATCAGCAAGCAAAGGTAATGGCGCTATTGCTGGTTTGGTCATCGGTTTGTCATTGACAGCTTTGATCCTTGTTGGATTGAATATTACTGGCCTTTCAGTAAACCCAGCTCGTAGCTTGGCTCCTGCTGTATTGGTAGGTGGCGCAGCCCTTCAACAAGTTTGGATTTTCATCCTTGCACCAATCGTTGGTGGAGTTCTTGCAGCTCTTGTTGCTAAAAACTTCCTTGGAACTGAAGAATAA
- a CDS encoding CidA/LrgA family protein, with protein sequence MKLYVQLMILFVISLIGEGISSFFHLPIPGSIIGLIILFLALQFKWLRVRHVNMVGNFLLANMTILFLPPAVGIMEKFDVIAPYLLPIILIVFFAAVINIILIALVVQFIKNRYEGDYEERGAK encoded by the coding sequence ATGAAGTTATATGTTCAGTTAATGATTCTCTTTGTCATTTCGCTGATTGGTGAGGGAATTTCTAGCTTTTTCCATTTGCCTATCCCTGGAAGCATTATCGGTTTGATTATTTTATTTTTGGCCTTGCAGTTCAAGTGGCTGCGGGTACGACATGTCAACATGGTTGGGAATTTTCTTCTCGCCAACATGACCATCCTCTTTCTGCCTCCTGCAGTTGGGATTATGGAGAAATTTGATGTGATAGCTCCTTATTTATTACCGATTATCTTGATTGTCTTTTTTGCGGCAGTGATCAATATTATCTTGATTGCGCTGGTCGTCCAGTTTATCAAAAATCGTTATGAAGGGGATTACGAAGAAAGAGGTGCCAAATGA
- a CDS encoding ABC transporter ATP-binding protein: MTLLTFENVSKFYGASPALQNVSLEIPAGKIVGLLGPNGSGKTTLIKLINGLLQPDGGRILINDMEPSPATKAIVSYLPDTTYLNEQMKVKEALTFFKTFYKDFNLERAQGLLRDLGIDENSRFKKLSKGNKEKVQLILVMSRDARLYVLDEPIGGVDPAARDYILNTIINNYSPTSTVLISTHLISDIEPILDEIVFLKDGKVVRQGNVDDIRYESGESIDQLFRHEFKA, encoded by the coding sequence ATGACCTTGTTAACGTTTGAAAATGTTTCAAAATTCTATGGAGCAAGCCCTGCTCTTCAAAATGTTTCCCTTGAAATTCCAGCAGGAAAGATTGTGGGTCTCCTTGGCCCAAACGGTTCTGGAAAAACAACCCTGATTAAACTAATCAACGGCTTGTTACAACCTGATGGTGGGCGTATTCTTATCAACGATATGGAACCAAGCCCAGCAACTAAGGCTATCGTTTCTTATCTACCTGATACGACCTATCTCAACGAACAGATGAAGGTCAAAGAAGCTCTTACCTTTTTCAAGACCTTCTATAAAGATTTCAATCTGGAGCGTGCTCAAGGTCTTCTTCGTGACCTTGGCATCGACGAGAATAGCCGTTTCAAGAAACTCTCAAAAGGGAACAAAGAAAAGGTTCAGTTAATCCTTGTCATGAGTCGTGATGCTCGTCTATACGTCCTTGACGAACCAATCGGTGGTGTCGATCCTGCAGCTCGTGACTACATCTTGAACACCATCATCAACAACTACTCTCCAACTTCGACTGTCTTGATTTCAACTCACTTGATTTCAGACATCGAACCAATCTTGGATGAGATTGTCTTCCTCAAGGATGGAAAAGTTGTCCGTCAAGGAAATGTGGATGATATTCGCTACGAATCAGGAGAGTCTATCGACCAGCTCTTCCGTCACGAATTCAAAGCCTAG
- the nrdR gene encoding transcriptional regulator NrdR, whose translation MRCPKCGATKSSVIDSRQAEEGNTIRRRRECEECQHRFTTYERVEERTLVVVKKDGTREQFSRDKIFNGIIRSAQKRPVSSDEIGMVVNRIEQKLLSRNDNEIQSEDIGSLVMEELAELDEITYVRFASVYRSFKDVSELENLLKQITQSSKKKKEK comes from the coding sequence ATGCGTTGTCCAAAATGTGGCGCTACAAAATCAAGTGTTATCGATAGCCGTCAGGCTGAAGAAGGAAATACTATCAGAAGAAGACGTGAGTGCGAAGAATGCCAACATCGTTTTACGACCTATGAACGTGTAGAAGAAAGAACGCTAGTTGTGGTCAAAAAGGATGGCACACGGGAGCAGTTCTCAAGAGATAAAATCTTTAATGGGATTATTCGTTCAGCTCAAAAACGTCCGGTGTCTAGTGATGAGATTGGCATGGTGGTCAATCGTATCGAACAAAAACTCCTCAGTCGCAATGATAATGAAATTCAGAGCGAAGATATTGGTTCGCTCGTCATGGAAGAGTTAGCTGAACTCGACGAAATCACATACGTTCGTTTTGCTAGTGTCTATCGTAGCTTTAAGGACGTGAGTGAGCTCGAAAATCTTCTCAAACAAATTACGCAATCTTCAAAGAAGAAAAAGGAAAAATAA
- a CDS encoding XRE family transcriptional regulator, whose translation MFPDISDYEKQKSYPAFANLDKIAEYFNATPTQLFGTSKEIELEKSVLESNEYSDKVSEILKAVKYIEDFLETDGQYLEDLLYLTRGNQLYTEDGDELYIDPTSQKRTLHNQYEPGFIVARDKSPLELLIENKELFDK comes from the coding sequence ATCTTTCCAGACATCTCTGATTACGAAAAACAAAAAAGCTATCCTGCCTTTGCAAATTTGGATAAGATAGCGGAATATTTTAATGCAACTCCAACCCAACTCTTTGGAACGAGTAAAGAGATTGAGTTAGAAAAGAGTGTTCTTGAATCTAATGAATACTCTGATAAAGTAAGTGAGATTTTAAAAGCTGTCAAATACATCGAAGATTTTCTAGAAACTGATGGACAGTACTTAGAGGATTTACTTTACTTAACAAGAGGCAACCAACTATACACAGAAGATGGAGATGAGTTGTATATTGATCCAACTTCTCAGAAAAGAACACTTCATAACCAATATGAACCTGGTTTTATTGTAGCAAGGGATAAATCTCCACTAGAACTCTTAATTGAAAATAAGGAATTGTTTGATAAATAG